Proteins co-encoded in one Fusarium musae strain F31 chromosome 3, whole genome shotgun sequence genomic window:
- a CDS encoding hypothetical protein (EggNog:ENOG41) has protein sequence MPIFQADLDNHESIEPPAAAAAAAPIQVEVPPPAPGLRRLSEESIRTELCEGPIFESPPQSNTNSPERTECAENAISDRASLIERLKRAQSPNWIPNRHFDSIIQHHAPPPETKRPQSPSEPSLLAPAQITPEKNDSQPDFDNRLRDGLSIERPRSALHSGNFTEEEAVAKDRAAPKSRYPAPAETSWIATSPPRHYTPFQHDKGIPFTGSAESFRSTTSPLSSSLSSSFVYKPPTSPLVQAQSSEEHDMSLPRDGFGYTGNSRYVPNSASSSPWMSPSPRYSLPQRVPSYRREAFPYQAHQPRRSLTSTPSFMQAGASPPTPALLRPRRSSLVAESSPLQHASMVGSYEESILRGRMSTTPSKPLDFVAQIGVLGKGKCKSSLKCPPHVTLSFPAVYYSYSSTSHGRSNTDDGPSPYVGQIDLENGLPNPDDEHRAKKKAQSRFADRKPIEDMMDIGLDNQGSEQISRRNSRASRRSGSGSAKAPPGGSYRIPEKGQIQIIVKNPNKTAVKLFLIPYDLTGMEPGNKTFVRQRSYSAGPIIESAPAASEANTSDRPILRYLAHLHICCPAKGRYYLYKSIRIVFANRVPDGKEKLRNETTWPEPRYTPYKPIRLMHPPLPTHSGPGAMLAAEKALRRRSVGVSTGPSSQAFDAMENMFRVNNSPTGSSAAGNTMPLDPIPFYLPGRVRTSSDVSNSTSTTAALGNDMRSPGSSQASRPSTKDSTNGSPSGNALYEKLTKGEPGYGGNAFALNRSGSLGGAEGLLSQRLRSLGVKHSSPPETPNRGDMSP, from the exons ATGCCTATCTTTCAAGCCGATTTAGACAATCACGAATCTATCGagccaccagcagcagcagcagcagcagcacctaTTCAAGTCGAAGTACCACCCCCAGCTCCGGGGCTTAGACGTCTTTCGGAGGAGAGTATTCGTACCGAACTTTGCGAAGGGCCTATCTTTGAGAGTCCACCACAATCAAACACCAACAGTCCCGAGAGAACCGAATGTGCTGAGAATGCGATATCGGATCGAGCTTCTCTAATCGAGAGGCTAAAGAGAGCTCAGTCTCCGAACTGGATCCCAAACCGTCAT TTTGACTCTATTATTCAGCATCACGCTCCTCCTCCCGAGACAAAGCGACCTCAATCGCCATCCGAGCCTTCACTACTTGCGCCTGCCCAAATCACACCCGAAAAGAACGACTCCCAACCCGATTTCGACAACAGATTACGCGATGGCCTCAGCATCGAGCGACCGAGATCGGCCCTACACAGCGGCAACTTCACCGAGGAGGAAGCAGTAGCCAAGGATCGTGCGGCTCCCAAGAGTAGATATCCTGCACCAGCAGAGACTTCATGGATTGCTACTTCACCACCGAGACACTATACGCCGTTCCAGCACGACAAGGGAATCCCATTTACAGGGAGTGCAGAGAGCTTCCGATCAACTACATCGCCTCTATCCTCATCTCTCTCGTCGAGCTTTGTATATAAGCCACCTACTAGTCCTTTGGTTCAGGCCCAGAGTTCAGAAGAACATGACATGTCTTTACCGAGAGATGGATTTGGATATACTGGGAATAGTCGCTACGTGCCaaactctgcttcttcctcaccTTGGATGTCTCCATCGCCGCGATATTCTCTCCCACAGCGTGTGCCCTCATATCGAAGAGAAGCGTTTCCATATCAGGCACATCAACCTCGAAGATCGTTGACTTCAACTCCAAGTTTCATGCAGGCCGGTGCATCTCCACCAACGCCTGCTCTTCTTCGACCACGAAGGTCCTCTCTAGTCGCAGAATCTTCGCCACTTCAGCACGCATCTATGGTTGGTTCGTACGAAGAGAGTATTCTTCGTGGCCGCATGTCTACGACCCCTTCTAAGCCACTCGACTTTGTTGCTCAGATCGGCGTCTTGGGCAAGGGGAAATGCAAGTCCAGTTTGAAGTGCCCGCCACACGTTACTCTTTCATTTCCTGCTGTGTATTACAGCTACAGCAGCACCTCTCATGGCCGATCCAATACGGACGACGGGCCGAGTCCCTATGTCGGTCAGATTGACCTTGAGAACGGTCTTCCTAACCCTGATGATGAACATCGGGCAAAGAAGAAAGCACAAAGCCGATTTGCAGACAGGAAACCCATCGAAGACATGATGGATATCGGTCTTGATAATCAAGGATCTGAACAAATCTCACGCAGAAATTCTCGAGCCAGCCGCAGGTccggctctggctctgcGAAAGCCCCTCCAGGCGGAAGCTATCGTATTCCGGAGAAGGGGCAGATCCAAATCATTGTCAAGAATCCGAACAAGACTGCCGTCAAGCTGTTCCTGATTCCCTATGACCTAACAGGTATGGAACCAGGTAATAAGACTTTTGTGAGGCAGCGTAGCTACTCGGCTGGTCCTATCATTGAAAGCGCCCCCGCAGCTTCTGAAGCAAACACTAGTGATCGTCCTATCTTGAGATATCTCGCTCATTTGCATATTTGCTGCCCTGCCAAAGGACGGTATTACCTTTACAAGAGCATTCGCATTGTCTTTGCGAACCGCGTGCCTGAcggcaaggagaagctcagaAACGAAACGACATGGCCAGAACCTCGCTATACCCCTTACAAACCCATTCGTCTGATGCATCCTCCGCTACCTACACATTCTGGCCCTGGAGCTATGCTAGCCGCTGAAAAGGCGTTACGCAGACGTAGCGTAGGGGTCTCCACTGGCCCTTCGTCTCAGGCTTTCGATGCCATGGAAAACATGTTTCGAGTCAATAATTCTCCTACTGGCAGCTCTGCAGCGGGTAACACCATGCCACTTGACCCGATTCCTTTCTATCTTCCTGGTCGCGTTCGCACAAGCAGCGATGTTAGTAACAGCACAAGCACAACTGCCGCCCTCGGCAACGACATGCGTTCTCCTGGCTCATCTCAAGCCAGTCGTCCCTCGACCAAGGACTCAACCAATGGTTCACCGTCGGGAAATGCACTCTACGAGAAGCTCACTAAAGGCGAACCTGGGTACGGCGGCAATGCCTTCGCTCTCAACAGGTCTGGATCACTTGGTGGTGCTGAAGGTCTACTTTCGCAGCGCTTGCGTTCCCTGGGGGTGAAGCACTCATCGCCTCCAGAGACACCCAATCGGGGTGACATGTCTCCTTAG